A DNA window from Thermodesulfatator atlanticus DSM 21156 contains the following coding sequences:
- a CDS encoding chemotaxis response regulator CheY yields MDTNMKVLVVDDFATMRRIIKNILLQLGFKNIIEADDGTTAWEILDKGEKVDLIISDWNMPKMTGIELLKKVRSDERFKDLPFLMVTAEAQKENIIEAVKYKVSQYIVKPFTPETLQEKLKKIFG; encoded by the coding sequence ATGGATACAAACATGAAAGTGCTGGTAGTGGATGACTTTGCCACCATGCGCCGCATTATCAAGAACATCTTGCTTCAGCTTGGTTTTAAAAACATCATTGAGGCTGATGACGGCACCACCGCCTGGGAGATCCTTGATAAAGGAGAAAAAGTAGACCTCATTATTTCTGATTGGAACATGCCCAAAATGACCGGCATTGAACTTCTCAAAAAGGTTCGCAGTGATGAGCGTTTCAAGGATTTACCGTTTTTAATGGTTACGGCAGAGGCCCAGAAAGAAAATATTATCGAGGCTGTTAAATACAAAGTAAGCCAGTATATTGTTAAACCGTTTACTCCGGAAACTTTACAGGAAAAGCTAAAAAAGATTTTTGGCTAA